The genomic stretch GATGATCGGCGCCCAGATCCAAATGGCCGACTCACCCTTCTAGACATGCCTGTCGAACTCCTCCTGCCACGTCCGGTAGCCCGCCACCCGGATCGCCTCGGGGTACTGCCGCTTGATGAGGAGCGTGTTCCGGTAGGAGTAGTCATGGAAGCGACTCTGAACGTCAAGCCACTTCTGGAACTCCGCGCTGGTCTGCGCGTCGTCGACGCCGGCGACGAGGTCGTCGATCCACTGTTCGATAGTGCTGTTCATCTCGTCTGATCGCGTGTCGGTCTGGTCGAAGGAGACCGACGAGTCACTGGTCGTAGCCATTGTGTTCACCGAATCGAATTCACGGCGACTGCGTCTGTTCAGACCGCGCCGCACCCCTCCGGGGCGTTCAAAAAACCGAGCTGTCGGTCAGCGGAGCTCGTGGCGTTCGTCAGCGAAGCCGACCGTGACGAGATACTCGAGGAACTCGTCGAACCGCTCGACGTCGCTGGGCGTGTCGGTCGCAAGGTGACGCGCCCATTCGATGGCCCACTGGAAGGCGGGATCCGAGCCGCCCTTGCCGTGAATGTACCACCACCGGGCCGCTTTCAGCACGACCAGCTGATTCGTCGGGGACGTCAGCGGAATCGACTTCTGCTGATTGCGTGGTATCGATATCGACCGGGATCTCGTCGATCGAGACGTTGTCGGGACTCTGTTGTTGACTCACTGGAAGTCACCTCTGAGAGCTTTCGAAGGAGCCCTCGCCCTCTCAGGGGGCACGAAAAACAGAACGCAAAGTCACACCGGCGAGACGTGGACATTCTGCACGCAGTCAGCGAAGTGAGGGCTGTGCAAAAGTCACTTGGCTGTAACTAGCGAATTCTGTTCATCAGGCGGAACGTATTTTCGCGTGACGATGGACGGACAGGGTATGGAGATCGGCTTGGTGAGCTGTACGAAAGCAAAGGTGGATTCATCGTCGACGCCGAGGAAACTCTACGAGCCCTCTGCGTTGTTCCGGAAGGCTCGAAGCTACGCTGAGGAGAATCATGACGGGTGGTACGTGCTTTCGGCGAAGTACCATGTTCTCGATCCAGACGGCTCGCCGATCGAGCCCTACGACAAGACGCTGAACAACGCTAGCGTTGAAGAGCGGCGGGAGTGGAGTCAAAACGTCCTCAAACAGCTACGAGAGCGCGACTTGCTTGCAGGGGGGAACACGCTCGTCATTCATGCCGGGAAGTCGTACTACGAGGAACTCCTGCCGCTGCTCGACGACAAGCCCGTCGACGTCAAGATTCCGACCGAGGGACTACGGATGGGAGAGACGCTGTCGTGGTATAATGAACGAATCTAGGTTCCACGCCGCCGATTGGCTCGGTGTCAACTGGTCGAACTGGGGGACTCTCGATCCCGATGGTGACCATCTATCTACGTTCTCCACTGACGAGGGTCTCTACCGTATTCGCCACCCCGCCCGTGCCGGACTGGAGTACATCGGTGAGACTGGGCGGAGCCTTCGCGGGCGTGTTCGTTCGCTCGCCCACGGGGCGTTCGCTGACGAAATGCCGTATCGCGATCCACACACCGCGGCACCGTGTATCTGGGCTGTCCAGCAGGAGGACGGCGAGAAGCTGGAGGTATCGGGTGCGACGCCGACACTCGCAGAGGACAAGCAGGCCCGAAAGGCGTTCGAGGACGCGCTGATTGCAGTATACCGACGCGAAACGGGTGAGAGTCCGACAGCGAATTTCGGTCGGATCATCAACGGCTACCGGCAGTCGACGTATCGCAGCGGAGAGGAACGCGGCGGCCCGCTTGAACCGGGTGAGACGGAGTCCAACACAGAGGATGGCGTTGGGCCGCTTGATTGGAGCAGGAGCGACGACGTGCTATCGGAAGACTGGATGGGCCTTTGGTGGGCGTCGCCGCGACCGCTGGCAAAGGCGGATACGTCGATTCCGACGGATGACGGGCTATACCGAATTTGGCGCGAGGACGAGGCACCACCTCTGGAGTACATCGGGCAGAGCTCGAATCTCAAGTCACGGCTGTATCGCCACCGGCGGAACCGGGATGAGACGTTGCTGTTCTCTTACTCGGAACTTGGGGAGCACGACGCTCAGCACAAGCGCGAGGAGGTTGAAACGGAGCTTATCGGTGTTCACTGGCTGGAGGTTGGGAAGAGTCCACGAGATCAGTTCTAAATGTCCTAATGCCTATCCCTCATATCCCATATGTCGTTCTGGAATAGGTTTTTGCCCCAGGGGCTGAATCTTCTTGCAACTAAACAGAATCCCAAATGGAGAATGAAATAGAAGTTCCTTGGTCAGAGCACACCGTAATCGAGGAGTCAGAATTACTGGATAACCTCTCTGATGCTGGTGAATGGGGTGAAGACAAAATCAAGGCGTCCTCTTTCATCGTCAGCCCAAGTTACGGAACCTTGGATTATGACGGCTTCGTGAGTTTTCTTCGGAACAAATTCATGTTCTTTGCGCTGTCGGAAGAAGAGATTCAGGAGTCTGAACGCCCCCATCTTGAAGCGCAGCAGCTCTCAGATTACAAGGATGATGCTAAGATGGATGGCAAGTGGGGGGAGCTGATTCTATTTACGATGGTTGAAGGTTTCCTTGACATCCCTATGATGTCACACAAGCTTGGATGGAAACAGAACCCAACTGACCAAGTAAAGGGGTCTGACGGTCTCTTCTTCGGGGAATACGAAGGAACTCCTACGTTGGGAATTGGTGAGGCAAAAATGTACACCGATTTGGATAGTGGAATTGAGGAAGCTCTTGACAGCACAGATCGATTCCACGGAGAAGATAGTCAACTCCGAAATCAGCACGAGCTAACGGTTGCTATGGGTAATCCGAGCGACAATCTCTCGAAAGAGAAGATCGAACTGCTTTCATCTCTTTTCACAGGTGAATCTCAAGATTATCAAATGTTGCATCCCATCTTCGTTGGGTATGAAGATGAGGAGCTGGAGGAATTCCAGACAAAGCCGGTTGAGGACGATCAGGAACTAGTAGACCAGCTCCAAGACCATGTTGAGGATACTGACTTACTCTCCAAGGTAACGGACTCTCTGGAGGATGACTACAGTCATCTTCGAAAGCACTGGCTGACCTTCTTTTTCCTCCCTCTAGAGGACAAAGATCGGTTTGTAGAGAACGTCAAAACGGCTATCTACCCCTGGACGACGAACCACTAATGTCTACTACATACGAAAACGCAGCGGACCTAGAATTCTTTAATGAATGTCTCGATACACTGATAAAAGATCTGCTCTATAATGATCTCGGCGTTACTGATTATCGTTGGGATCACAATTCGGAGAGTAAACTCCAAAAGAGTGCTTGGGTAGCATCACTTCTCGCGTCCAGCGATGACGAGGAACACCAGTCCAAGGCTCTTTCTTTTGCGATTCTCGCATATATTGAGAAGCGAGGGACTGATGACGAGGAGATGTACGAACGGTACCTCTATATTGTTCTCTCTCGCATCGGAAATCTTCAAACGTTCAATACTGTTCGGCGAGAACAAGCAGATGTAAGCTTTGAGGAGAGGCTCATTTCATCGCTTGATTCTGCGTTGGGCCTTGAGCTGAGCTCTGACCTCCAGCAGCACGAGCTCGGTGATGGGACTGTACTGTCCTCCTTTCAGAAGGATATCCTAAATGCCCTTCAGGCAGGGAAGGATATCGCGATATCCGGTCCGACATCTTCCGGGAAGTCATTCATACTCCGGAAATATATCCAGAGAGAGCTTGAAAACCAGGATGGTTTTGAAGCAATCTACGTCGTCCCGACTAGAGCACTCATTGCGGAGGTGAGTGAGAAACTCTCCAGTCTTAACGACTATCTAGAGGGAGAGCAAGAGATTGAGGTCAGAACCGGCGCATATTTTGAGGAGGAATCGGAGGACCCAGATACAGATTCAAACTCGTTCTTGGTAGTTACACCTGAGCGGTGTCTGCGGCTCATTGATGAGGACACTAGGGCGAGAATTGACCCAGACCTGATATTCTTCGACGAAATCCAGAATATCCAAGATGGGCAGAGAGGTGTCTTATTCGAAGATATCATCCAGCTACTCAGCGAATCTTGGCCGGAAACTCAAATCGTCGCTGCCGGCCCCTATCTTGAGGAGCCACAGGATACTCTGAGCAATCTGACTGACCGAGAGGTCGTACAGATCAAAACCGCATTTACACCGGTCCTTCAGATGAAGGCGATTATGCGGTTCAAGAGCGCAAAAAACCAATCCGGATCCAGGCGGATGGTCGATGTCGTCCTCTACAGTCCTTCTGGAGACAAATTAGAGTTCACGATAGCCGAACCGGACGATCTCACGTATACGACGGTCAACAAAAGCAAGACTAGAGCATTGACCACTATAATCGATGAATATGGGCAGAATAGCCAGAATCTAGTATATGCCAGTAAAACTAATCTAGCTGAGGATCGGGCCGACGCAATCGCGAACAACCGGGACCGCGAAATAACGTCTGCGAGAATCGATGAACTCACCGAATTCCTGAAGAATACGATCCACGAAAACTACCCACTTATCGATCATCTTAAAAAAGGAGTGGCCTTCCACCATGGTCGAGTTCCAAAGATTGCAAGGGAAGAGATAGAAGATCTCTATCGCTCGAAAGTGGGTTTAGACACAATCGTATGTACCTCCACTCTACTGGAGGGGGTGAACCTCCCCGCG from Halobacterium jilantaiense encodes the following:
- a CDS encoding DUF6884 domain-containing protein → MEIGLVSCTKAKVDSSSTPRKLYEPSALFRKARSYAEENHDGWYVLSAKYHVLDPDGSPIEPYDKTLNNASVEERREWSQNVLKQLRERDLLAGGNTLVIHAGKSYYEELLPLLDDKPVDVKIPTEGLRMGETLSWYNERI
- a CDS encoding GIY-YIG nuclease family protein; translation: MNESRFHAADWLGVNWSNWGTLDPDGDHLSTFSTDEGLYRIRHPARAGLEYIGETGRSLRGRVRSLAHGAFADEMPYRDPHTAAPCIWAVQQEDGEKLEVSGATPTLAEDKQARKAFEDALIAVYRRETGESPTANFGRIINGYRQSTYRSGEERGGPLEPGETESNTEDGVGPLDWSRSDDVLSEDWMGLWWASPRPLAKADTSIPTDDGLYRIWREDEAPPLEYIGQSSNLKSRLYRHRRNRDETLLFSYSELGEHDAQHKREEVETELIGVHWLEVGKSPRDQF
- a CDS encoding HamA C-terminal domain-containing protein; the protein is MENEIEVPWSEHTVIEESELLDNLSDAGEWGEDKIKASSFIVSPSYGTLDYDGFVSFLRNKFMFFALSEEEIQESERPHLEAQQLSDYKDDAKMDGKWGELILFTMVEGFLDIPMMSHKLGWKQNPTDQVKGSDGLFFGEYEGTPTLGIGEAKMYTDLDSGIEEALDSTDRFHGEDSQLRNQHELTVAMGNPSDNLSKEKIELLSSLFTGESQDYQMLHPIFVGYEDEELEEFQTKPVEDDQELVDQLQDHVEDTDLLSKVTDSLEDDYSHLRKHWLTFFFLPLEDKDRFVENVKTAIYPWTTNH
- a CDS encoding DEAD/DEAH box helicase, with translation MSTTYENAADLEFFNECLDTLIKDLLYNDLGVTDYRWDHNSESKLQKSAWVASLLASSDDEEHQSKALSFAILAYIEKRGTDDEEMYERYLYIVLSRIGNLQTFNTVRREQADVSFEERLISSLDSALGLELSSDLQQHELGDGTVLSSFQKDILNALQAGKDIAISGPTSSGKSFILRKYIQRELENQDGFEAIYVVPTRALIAEVSEKLSSLNDYLEGEQEIEVRTGAYFEEESEDPDTDSNSFLVVTPERCLRLIDEDTRARIDPDLIFFDEIQNIQDGQRGVLFEDIIQLLSESWPETQIVAAGPYLEEPQDTLSNLTDREVVQIKTAFTPVLQMKAIMRFKSAKNQSGSRRMVDVVLYSPSGDKLEFTIAEPDDLTYTTVNKSKTRALTTIIDEYGQNSQNLVYASKTNLAEDRADAIANNRDREITSARIDELTEFLKNTIHENYPLIDHLKKGVAFHHGRVPKIAREEIEDLYRSKVGLDTIVCTSTLLEGVNLPAEKIFLTSAYRGDDELSELDFQNLVGRVGRVDSRLYGSIYCVEAEDDEWVDEKLNSDTEESVNPATSQATDNPNKLITALGSNDLRQLKDASTRYTSILLRSRYLKSDYDVDEYLSNKGLSDSDISSAKDELDRTLEDIEIPEKLLRRNPTVDPVEQNTLYRLVMQNPEKWVIGENTTEYSYDKLMRITQQLNQVFKFTKDDEYGIDPPNRETKHGALEPIVVVANQWLRGETYHSMIDSRQANVEDEGLSKCIRTILDLVNDDVRFILVKYYGMLVDILEESDYEMGKWASNFDQMLEMGSMNFGELRLMSKGVDRSVALQLGIPPGVDNVEDFLENRRGKIPEFFTRHLQSQGVL